One region of Candidatus Poribacteria bacterium genomic DNA includes:
- a CDS encoding BatA domain-containing protein: protein MGFLQPLALIALPLIALPILIHLINRHRHRTIPWAAMMFLMSAKRMSKGMARLRHFLILLMRVLAVAALIFVVSRPLSGGWLGSIGMSKPDATLILLDRSASMEMQDLQAGQSKRTAALQKLAELLEQGDYGAHLILIDSASGQLQEIDSPKVLLDIPIAESSATSADIPGMLESALAYLKANKSGRADVWICSDLSENDWDVESGRWQAIYEEFAQLEGVHHFLLAYADLPSSNLSIRVENVQRWERGHDAELVLDVIVRAKGSSGATLQGVPIEFEVNDVRSVVEVEIDRQGASLKGHRIPIDTKLRSGWGSVGLPGDANPLDNRFFFVFSESTVRRAVVVSDDVKNGEAFRRALTIPIAPRLEHRVDVVSVDRAAEIDWENTGLLIWQAALPRGSVAEQIAQFVDTGRVVMFFPPSQNADERLFGSRWGDWQTPGSQQIFNPSWWRGDTDLLAHVESGDALPLNELRIYRYRSIESFGTPLARFDDDAPLLTRVATDRGAVYFCSTLPTAQFSSLERDGVIFYVILQRALDQGCRALAVASQRDAGPDALAGASAWELVAPADNSPLLSQRGLHAGVYRDGAYWTAVNRSQIEDSATAAPVETVDALFDGMSYRRIDVDVGDTSALASELWRIFLIAMIVALLVESVLSLPSKKVRTTL from the coding sequence ATGGGTTTTCTGCAACCGTTGGCATTAATTGCCCTCCCTTTAATCGCGTTACCGATCCTTATTCATCTTATCAATCGGCATCGGCATCGCACGATCCCTTGGGCAGCGATGATGTTTCTCATGAGTGCAAAGCGTATGAGCAAGGGCATGGCACGTCTTCGGCATTTCCTGATCCTATTAATGCGTGTGCTTGCAGTCGCGGCTCTGATTTTTGTCGTCAGTCGTCCGTTATCTGGTGGATGGTTGGGTAGCATTGGAATGAGTAAACCGGATGCTACCTTGATACTCCTGGACCGTTCTGCGAGCATGGAAATGCAGGACTTACAAGCGGGTCAGTCGAAGCGAACCGCGGCACTGCAAAAACTCGCGGAATTGCTGGAACAGGGGGATTACGGGGCGCACTTAATTCTCATTGATAGTGCGAGTGGTCAACTGCAAGAGATAGATTCACCGAAGGTACTATTGGATATACCCATCGCCGAATCGAGTGCCACCAGTGCGGATATTCCGGGTATGCTTGAGTCTGCCTTGGCGTATCTCAAAGCGAATAAGTCGGGACGAGCTGACGTGTGGATCTGCTCTGACTTAAGCGAGAACGATTGGGATGTTGAAAGCGGACGCTGGCAAGCGATATACGAGGAATTTGCGCAGTTAGAGGGTGTACATCATTTCTTGCTGGCATACGCAGATTTACCTTCAAGCAATTTGTCGATAAGGGTAGAAAACGTACAACGATGGGAACGCGGTCACGATGCGGAGCTCGTTCTTGATGTGATAGTTCGGGCGAAGGGGAGCAGTGGCGCAACACTTCAAGGAGTTCCAATTGAGTTTGAAGTCAACGACGTTCGATCTGTCGTTGAGGTCGAGATTGACAGACAGGGTGCCTCACTGAAAGGACACCGTATCCCGATTGATACCAAACTGCGTTCAGGATGGGGTTCAGTTGGGTTGCCGGGTGATGCGAATCCCTTAGATAATCGATTTTTCTTTGTGTTTTCAGAATCGACGGTGCGAAGAGCCGTTGTCGTCAGTGATGATGTAAAGAATGGTGAAGCGTTTCGTCGGGCACTTACTATTCCGATAGCCCCTCGACTCGAACATCGGGTTGATGTGGTCTCCGTGGATCGCGCTGCAGAAATTGATTGGGAAAATACGGGGTTGTTGATCTGGCAAGCGGCTCTACCGCGCGGGTCAGTAGCAGAGCAGATTGCGCAATTTGTTGACACTGGACGTGTGGTTATGTTCTTTCCGCCGAGTCAAAACGCAGATGAACGGCTATTTGGCTCACGTTGGGGGGACTGGCAAACTCCCGGAAGTCAACAGATTTTTAATCCCTCATGGTGGCGTGGCGATACAGATCTGCTGGCGCACGTAGAGAGCGGAGACGCGTTGCCGCTGAACGAACTGCGTATCTATCGATACCGTTCTATTGAAAGTTTTGGGACACCGTTGGCGAGATTTGACGACGATGCTCCTCTGCTCACGCGTGTCGCCACGGATCGTGGTGCGGTATATTTCTGTAGCACGCTACCTACGGCGCAATTCTCCTCCCTCGAACGCGATGGTGTCATCTTTTACGTGATTTTACAGCGGGCATTGGATCAAGGCTGTCGCGCGCTGGCGGTTGCATCGCAACGCGACGCGGGTCCTGACGCGCTGGCTGGTGCTTCGGCTTGGGAGTTAGTGGCACCTGCTGACAATTCGCCACTCCTTTCACAACGCGGGTTACACGCCGGTGTGTACCGAGACGGCGCGTATTGGACGGCTGTGAATCGTAGTCAAATTGAAGACAGTGCTACGGCGGCCCCTGTCGAGACGGTGGATGCCCTGTTTGACGGGATGTCTTATCGGCGGATTGATGTAGATGTTGGGGATACATCTGCCTTAGCGAGTGAATTGTGGCGTATCTTTCTCATTGCAATGATAGTGGCACTTCTTGTAGAGTCGGTATTGAGTTTACCGAGTAAAAAAGTTAGGACGACCCTTTAA
- a CDS encoding VWA domain-containing protein: MQEQQGNLEFFSSGTFLGLSLVVIIVAGVLCWLAWHRSGYSKKTAVLELLRFVLICLVVVTLNQPEWLQTQLPDRRSTLAVLWDKSNSMKTRDVVLTHNSIPIQNSKARVAGQAQDLDRRDLKRRDETIQPLMSEEVWKPSDANDLNVVFEPFSSQLDPAEEATDLNAGLSQVLDTHANLRGVVLLSDGDWNVGNSPVEAATRFRMRGIPVFAVGVGSKVPLPDLELVSMDAPTYAVVNKQLRIPFVVRSTLGQDTDVNVTLSIDKKSTVSKLIRVPAMSQAQENMVWTPPATGDYTLTMHIPRDTQELIPENNALSVPISVRKEQLKVLVVESYPRWEYRYLRNALERDPGVELTCLLFHPKLPKVGGGRSYIKSFPTTNELSRYDVVFLGDVGIEKKQLTVGQAQDLRQLVSAQASGLVFMPGRTGMHASLISGPLSDLYPVVLDAATPYGVGSATPGYFALTQLGQRSLLTRLGETEEINRQVWRTLPGFYWYAGVKRAKAGTETLAVHDGVATASGRVPLIVTKTYGAGKVLFMGTDSAWRWRQGVEDKYHYRFWSQVARWMAYRRQMAQGESMRLFYSPDRPHVDDAVMLNANVNDPLGSPLDRGSVIVEAIAPSGKTQTIRLQPGEGDAIGLFTGSFVPKESGNYQLVASSTETVASVQTDLSVQGLNREQQGRLARFEVLDEIAKITNGKLVSVSEARSLLDYLAALPEPEPTVHRTRIWAHPLWAGLLILLLGVFWIARKMTGAV, translated from the coding sequence ATGCAGGAACAACAGGGAAACCTTGAATTTTTCTCAAGTGGCACCTTTTTAGGTTTGAGTTTGGTTGTTATAATTGTGGCAGGTGTGTTGTGCTGGTTGGCGTGGCATCGCAGCGGTTATAGCAAAAAGACAGCGGTGCTTGAGTTACTGCGTTTTGTGTTGATTTGCTTGGTCGTTGTAACCTTGAACCAACCCGAATGGTTGCAAACGCAACTTCCAGATCGGCGTTCGACGCTCGCCGTGCTTTGGGACAAATCTAACAGCATGAAAACTCGGGATGTAGTTTTGACCCACAATTCGATTCCGATACAAAACAGCAAAGCACGAGTTGCGGGTCAAGCACAAGACCTTGACCGAAGAGACCTGAAAAGACGAGACGAGACGATTCAACCGCTGATGTCTGAGGAGGTATGGAAACCTTCGGATGCCAACGACCTCAATGTGGTGTTTGAACCCTTCTCGTCACAGTTAGATCCAGCGGAGGAAGCGACTGATTTGAATGCCGGACTGTCGCAGGTTTTGGACACGCATGCGAATCTTCGCGGTGTTGTGCTATTGTCGGACGGTGATTGGAATGTTGGTAACTCGCCTGTTGAAGCGGCGACGCGGTTTCGGATGCGAGGAATTCCCGTTTTCGCGGTTGGCGTCGGCAGTAAAGTACCCTTACCTGACCTTGAGTTGGTGAGTATGGATGCCCCGACTTATGCGGTTGTCAATAAGCAACTTCGTATTCCGTTTGTCGTTCGCAGTACTTTGGGTCAGGACACGGATGTGAACGTTACACTCAGTATTGACAAAAAATCAACGGTTAGCAAACTTATTCGTGTCCCCGCTATGAGTCAGGCACAAGAGAATATGGTTTGGACACCACCCGCAACCGGTGACTATACACTAACGATGCATATCCCGAGAGATACACAAGAATTAATCCCAGAAAACAATGCGCTTTCTGTGCCGATATCGGTGCGCAAGGAACAATTGAAAGTCCTCGTCGTTGAATCCTACCCACGATGGGAGTACCGCTACCTACGCAACGCATTGGAACGGGATCCGGGGGTCGAATTAACATGCCTACTTTTTCATCCGAAGTTACCGAAGGTCGGCGGAGGACGTAGTTATATCAAGAGTTTTCCCACGACGAACGAACTGAGTCGCTACGACGTGGTGTTCCTTGGTGATGTCGGTATCGAAAAGAAGCAGTTAACAGTCGGACAGGCACAGGACTTACGGCAGCTTGTCAGTGCTCAGGCTTCTGGACTCGTCTTTATGCCCGGACGGACGGGGATGCATGCGTCGTTGATATCGGGTCCGCTGTCGGATCTCTATCCCGTGGTTTTGGACGCTGCGACCCCCTATGGTGTTGGATCAGCGACACCGGGATATTTCGCACTCACGCAGTTGGGACAACGAAGTTTATTAACTCGCCTTGGTGAGACTGAAGAGATTAACCGTCAAGTATGGCGCACATTGCCGGGGTTCTACTGGTACGCTGGTGTCAAACGTGCCAAGGCAGGCACTGAGACTTTAGCGGTGCACGATGGGGTGGCGACGGCTTCCGGACGCGTGCCTCTCATCGTGACCAAAACGTACGGTGCAGGTAAAGTGTTGTTTATGGGAACAGACAGCGCATGGCGGTGGCGGCAGGGTGTTGAGGATAAGTATCACTACCGCTTCTGGAGCCAAGTTGCTCGATGGATGGCGTATCGTCGGCAGATGGCACAAGGCGAATCAATGCGGTTGTTTTATTCACCAGATCGCCCACACGTCGACGATGCAGTGATGTTAAATGCCAATGTGAACGATCCTTTGGGTAGTCCGTTAGATAGAGGCTCGGTTATTGTAGAAGCAATTGCGCCGTCGGGTAAAACACAAACGATCCGACTGCAGCCCGGTGAGGGTGATGCGATCGGGTTGTTCACGGGTTCGTTTGTGCCGAAAGAATCTGGCAATTATCAACTCGTCGCCAGTAGCACTGAAACCGTGGCTTCAGTACAGACCGATCTGTCAGTCCAGGGTTTAAATCGGGAGCAACAAGGACGTTTGGCGCGTTTTGAGGTTTTAGATGAAATCGCCAAAATTACGAACGGCAAGTTAGTGTCGGTTTCTGAGGCGAGGAGTCTGTTGGATTATCTCGCCGCCTTGCCGGAGCCTGAGCCGACGGTGCATCGGACACGCATCTGGGCACACCCCCTTTGGGCGGGACTTCTTATTCTACTACTCGGCGTGTTCTGGATTGCGAGAAAAATGACGGGAGCTGTGTAG